One segment of Manihot esculenta cultivar AM560-2 chromosome 4, M.esculenta_v8, whole genome shotgun sequence DNA contains the following:
- the LOC110612818 gene encoding non-structural maintenance of chromosomes element 1 homolog, producing the protein MAVLNWKHHTLLQALMTRGPLKENEFHKIFSAVTGKNPRSYERDFNDFLLKINKELSYVQMELRRCRNQNDGEVCYGLVNNVSDDQSKLGTKYSVPQIALYKGVIEAIMQDATAQGCISTFTALNTRLENQVHSGTESQSQGGSSQVPPALRNFSMSQKEKTLDELVCDKWLCHTPDGDIGLGVKSYLDLRSWFHNSGIPSCEVCNEAAIKAKVCQNEGCMLRIHHYCLKKKFSQSRGKIICPSCSTQWECQIPKSEVEALEDELNEPTESQPLAVSKRRKLKANRNADADTAGCGSSQGPSVPELRRVTRSSARPR; encoded by the exons ATGGCGGTCCTCAACTGGAAGCACCACACTCTTCTTCAAGCGTTGATGACCCGCGGCCCACTCAAGGAGAACGAATTCCACAAGATCTTCTCTGCCGTCACCGGAAAAAACCCAC GTTCTTATGAACGTGATTTTAATGATTTCCTTCTGAAGATAAACAAGGAACTTTCATATGTTCAAATGGAGTTGCGGCGCTGTAGAAACCAGAATGATGGTGAAGTTTGTTATGgacttgttaataatgtttCTGATGATCAATCAAAGCTTGgaactaaatactctgttccaCAGATTGCTCTGTACAAGGGTGTT ATAGAAGCAATAATGCAGGATGCCACAGCCCAGGGTTGCATATCCACCTTTACTGCTCTCAATACACGGCTGGAGAACCAG GTTCATAGTGGGACAGAATCACAATCACAAGGTGGTTCATCTCAAGTTCCTCCTGCATTAAGGAATTTCTCTATGTCCCAGAAAGAAAAAACTCTTGATGAACTTGTGTGTGACAAGTGGCTCTGTCACACCCCTGACGGTGACATTGGACTTGGTGTCAAATCATACCTTGATTTGCGGAGTTGGTTTCATAATTCAGGCATTCCATCATGTGAAGTGTGCAATGAAGCTGCAATAAAG GCAAAAGTGTGCCAAAATGAAGGCTGTATGCTCCGGATTCATCACTACTGCCTGAAGAAGAAATTTTCACAAAGCAGG GGTAAAATAATTTGTCCAAGTTGTAGCACTCAATGGGAATGCCAAATTCCCAAATCTGAAGTGGAAGCGTTAGAGGATGAGCTGAATGAGCCTACTGAGAGCCAACCGCTTGCAGTATCCAAAAGGAGGAAGCTTAAAGCCAACAGAAATGCTGATGCAGATACCGCTGGATGTGGCTCATCTCAAGGTCCATCTGTTCCAGAGCTGAGAAGAGTGACTCGGTCATCTGCTAGACCAAGGTAA